In the Pecten maximus chromosome 5, xPecMax1.1, whole genome shotgun sequence genome, agtattcaGCTCCAGATCAAAGCCAAGAAGCAAAGCCTAGGTGCAATAACATTAACAATATAGAAAATTCATTTTACTGATTAATATTTTCACTGTGTGACATATGTACACATTTCTATGTGACATTGAAACATCTTGACTGAAGTAGAATGTGTGACCTTGAGATTATTTGACATTGACTCATCTTGACTGATGTAGAATGTGTGACCTTGAGATTATTTGACATTGACACATCTGGACTGATGTAGAATGTGTGACCTTGAGATTATTTGACATTGACACATCTGGACTGATGTAGAATGTGTGACCTTGAGTTATGCCACTTCTTACCACTGAGAACATCGGGACTTATATATGCTGGACTGCCTCTCTGATCTTTCAGCAAGTCATTTTCAGATACCAAGTGTTTCCCAAGACAGAAATTTGTAATGATTATCCGTCGCGTTCTTTTGTTTAAAACCATATTTCCAAGTTTTAAGTCACGATGTACaatatttttctgaaaaacgaaaagaaaaatgttcaaatgtatgatattatttttgaaTTCTTTACAACACACATGATAGTAAATATGACATAGATTCCTCATTTGTACTTGAATGGCAGATAAAGAAAATGCATTTGATACATAATACAAGAGACATTAAAGTTCAATTCTCTGGTATAATCGGACATATTGTGTACCTTGTGTAGACTCTCTACAACCCTAACAATATCATAGAAAATAACAATGGCTTCTTTCTCTGTCAATTTCTTCTCCTTAATCACATAATGCTGAAGGTTAATGAGGTCTGCATTTTTATTGCTGAAGTCATGAGGGATGAGGCAGTCCAGGACCAGACATAGTCGTTGTTTCCTTTGACCAGTATACTGAATACGCCCAGATGGATCCAGAACCTCCCTCTCCTCCCAAGCCTCATCCTGAAATCAACGTCTATAGTTTTTaagtacacacacacaaacagtTCTTACATAACCATAAAACATGTCTCTATCATTTTTTTATGCCTATGATTTCAACTATAGATGTtgtgcatacatgtacaaatttcAAATTCATGAACATGTGTCAAAAATTGTACCAATCAAAACTGCTTAGCTTACTGATTTaatcatttttcaaaacaatgttttcagtattttcttCATTAAAtcctatgtacatgtattgtattgcaCATGCACACTTTAAACACAGGTgcacaacaacaaaacaacacttACTTTGAAGAGTCCGTGATGATGGACTACCCCATCTTGATGTCTCAATAGTGACAGCAAAGAGTACTCAGTGTGTAGAAGCATCTTACCCTGCCTGTCATCCTGGCTCTCCTTGTTTGGGTTTTCAAGGGTGAGCATCTGTCAATAAACCAGCATCAAATACAGATTGATTTGATTTTACAGGcattttattaataaatactTTTTAGTAAATCCAATCAGACAACAGGCTGAAGCCTAAACATGCCTTCATACAACCCAGCAAGTGGTCAACGGATCATAGCCTGATGCAGTGTGGGATTTTTATTGTTCCTTGTTTGTTAGTCTAGATCTAGTTTGCCAAACTGAGTCTGTGATAACATGATAACAGGAAACATGACAGAATTTTGGGGTCTGAGGTTATGGTCAAGCATTAAACCAAAATACTGCATTACTattcagctgtatgatgtttcaattatgctatttttatttcttaatgtacgcaaacacattttttatttgtaataaaactAATAATGCATATTTAAGTACCAGTATAAACACCAATATTCAGTATTAAGAGAGATTATTTGCAAATGATGAGGACTTACCTTCAACGTATAAAAGTCATCAGTGCCTTCTTTTCTAGCCAAACATTGCACAATACTTTTCACAGGTGATGCCTGCAGTCTTGGCCCTACAAATTAATATTGACAGGAAATACTCACTGATCAGATTATCACATGACTTGCAAACaaagtatgttttatatatataaacaataattcaaGTATAAATTTCTAAGGACATGATTCTTTGCATTAATTAACTGAGCactttcaatatatatatagtactgtatttattaaGCATGAAAAGTTTCTCTGCTGCAGTgagaaaaaatatgtatttggaaataagaatatttttaaagaagaaaagaaaCTAAACTATTAATTTGTTATCTATTTATGCTAACAGTATGTTAATTTGGAATCTATTAATATTAACAGCATGTAGACTATGTACCAAGTAAGTAAGGTCCTGCTCTTTTCGTTTCCCCACTAGATGGGAATGGCCCCTTTTGTTTACTGCTTGAAGGTCCTCGGTCAGACCTTTGTTGTCCTTCTATTCTTGGCAACTTGCTAGACCCACTAGCCTGCTGCTGTTGGGACAAAGATGAAAATGCAAAAGACCGCTTCATTTTTCTTTGATTCAGCTCATGCTCATCACATCAGAGACAGATTCCCCCAAAACGTCTCCATCTCCTGGTCATTACCTCAGGATGTCTCACAGCCATTTTACATATGTTGTACTTCCCAAGCCCTAAAATAGAAAAGAGGAAATAAGAAATACAAGAAACATAAATTATCCAGTATACAAGCACAGACTTATTTCAGTCTGTGATACAAGAAATCCCATTGCATTACTAcctcagactggtgggaatttccTTTTAGTAGTAAGTATATATTTGTGAGATGTGTCTGTAGAGTGAGATGCTGATGAGGTATCATTCAAACAGAATAGAATATCAGTGATGGATCAAAGAGATACAAACTTACTAGATGGGAAACATCCTTTAATTTGCAAGGATACATAGGAACACCAACATGCCCTCCTATCACTGAAGATGATGAAGATCTTCTTAACTCAGACACATTGGTGTAAGTCATAAAATGTTTTTCAGTAACCACAAAAAATAGTATATTCACAAGAATGGATCAAGACATGCATGCtatcaattaatatttgtaaacagcaatttcaaatatgtgttgtcttatttgttaaaaattcatatataaaCCATACTCTGCACAGATAAGtgaatctatttttagaatgttTTCGCCAGCATTTTTCTGACAAAGGGTTTGATTATTATCAATGGCAATAATGAATAGGGGTATAGTTTAATTTGTGTATAAAATGGACAacatctttctgaaattttaaagccacatacccCCGAAGAAacacatatcaatgtttacattttgagctttttacagtttttggacttgatacatacctaacagattatcgtgaatcagaaactgaaagaaaatgtgtatttatgaaagtatacggggaattcccaaaaataataactgtggctgccagACCAAGTCCCACAATGCAATGGCAGGTTTTACACTCCATACAAAATGGTGGAATGCAGAAAGCGTGGACATGCGAAAACGCACAGATTATGCCAAAAAAAAGATGCAAAAGTAAGTGGAATTGGCAAAACCtgagtatttccttaggaaagtAAATGATTTGTTGGAACTGAGCGAGAGAAGAAAATGTGGTGGGAATAGACTTGATTTCTGATTTTGCcagacgtctattggattgctggttagctttttaACGTGTCAACTTCGCCGATCTAAAATGTTATTGCTAAATTTTAGAATTAAgcatttaaatgtaaactatgtttgtttattttgttcagttatgacgcgaatattctgtttataagttaaaatgaaagcattattttAGCAAAGTTCAcatatgctcgatatgtaaacaacagccatgtgtgtagtttatgtgcagttttcagctccgtgacaaatctccCGATAAATATAGATGCGGCAAGTTATTTttttacactgatgtctcaaggactccccggtcaagcgtccaggccagtggtcattttaatgttaggagagcgtgaatgagcatcttggattgccattaatacatgtgtgcaactagaattttaggttgtttgacagtatgtggctttaatttgtaaatgaaGTTAAATACCATACAACTATTGTAGTAGGATAGGGAAATTCACGCTAGCCTaagctagtaaggtgaccttatactcttTACTTTTACACTATGTCTATATATGTGAATACAAAAATCCATTTTGTCCGGTTATTTTCAAAAAAGGACTTTATGACTTCATGTACTCCAATATGTCTGAGTTCAGAAATGGTTTCCACTGCAAAGAGAGGTCGTGTTTGAGTCCAGTGCATCCTCTAAAATCCAAGGACGTAATATACCAACTAAGCTAGgttatggaaatattttgtCACACGTGAATAATCACTTGTCACATTTTGCAACCTCATCTCAATTTTTTCCGTATTCATCTGTgtataaatttaatttaaaataaccCAAGTTTCTTTTCTGTGCAATAGGCTAATCAAACAATTCAGTTCTTTTTGTAAGATTTTTAGACACTCTCTTTTTGTCTTACCTTCTCCATCATAAACAGGAAGTCAGCATTATCAATAGAGTGCTTTAACTAATGATGACAATACACGCACTTAGTACAAAAACCGACGTCATAATTCAAACATCGCAGAATCACTTTGTATTGTTCAGGATATAAAACATTTCGGGGACACagatgaaaaaaagaaaatggctACTGTGGGGAGAAGAACGTGCTGTCACTTCGCCAAACgtttacaatgtaatatatagtgGTCCATATGCACTTTATTACCCACCTGTTCATTACCTTTTCTTCATTACAGCATTTCCTCCAAAATTGATGAGATTAATGGTCAGACTTTTTTTATCTTCAATTTACTGTGATTGAAGTTGTCTTGAGTTGAGGACGAAATCAGAGTTGTCGACTTGGAAATCGTTAGAGGACACAGCCGAGATGGTGTTCAGTTTTGAAAACATCAATCGCATGTTTATTGTGACATCTTCCTCTGAAAACAAGGAAATGATTTACCCGTAACTAACCTGACAAAATATAGATGATCATATTACACTAATATAATTTTAGGCATGGCCTATGTGAGAGCGCAGCAATCCCGGTGCCCATGGAATTCGAGAAACAAGCACACATAATCTAGTGTACTAGAATAGTAAATCCCAcgttataaaatgaatatattgccaacagatctatacactggttcgtaataaagtatatatcaacaagaattatgatttacataacttactacaaaaactAATCGTAGAATAAGTCTTAAAATAGACTGATTAAGCGATGACAAGGTGACGGGACagtagaacgaatattcataccctgcctacactgctctccggcagggtatgaagtccctcccattgccgatagtgtagcaagccccgatgtgattcacatcgggcagtattagcGGTGGTAAAATTTTTCTCGGatgaaaaaaacacatgtaaattgatgattctggtatctattatcaatattcaagccacaaacctgcacattacttcaaatgtttgacaataaatagttaaatccaaaacgagcaagacacacggagatatcagttcaaacataccgccatctttgatacaagtgtaaaggtctatttccttataaggaaatcaaaataaattgatgctaatgaggtttcccgcgagatttcaacagaaaaacaaattcggagtaatatatctcggtaaggaaggtcaattcattctgtaattatttaattatgcaaagtaagattcgctttcttcacaagagttacaaaagagtggttaaatatctctgattatgtatttatttatcgtagtagcttcatccatatatggatcacgggttccatatttgggttagaatcctcgcgagagttcttcgagaagtatcatggcggattACGGCGACAACTCtgagcagtatgatatcagaatatgcgaattaaagatttctagattagacggtaggctaatacattgcaaaattgtattagaaatgtttaattatacgaactattactccaaagttaaacgatatccgctatttgtagcattttcgaggttcactgttttgctacattacgagcaatgggagggaatcgtagctctgacgacgaccatctgtcagaaattgtccgtccgtcgtccagagctacgttatcgcagctaacGGGACAGCAGATCTCGCAGATGAGCAGCAGACGACAACAAAAAATTTCGGAAGTCCTCTTTATTTTATGTGCTATATTTGGTAAACTTGTATGCAACTCGAACGGACCGGAGCTGCACTCGTAAAACACCGGAAATATTTTCGTTGAAAATTATACCGTtacgttttgaatataaaaaattaagaacttgttcgtgataaattttattaacaaattctaactagtgtgaagtcaaacatttgcatatttttaaaatcttgatattttgtaatctcccgagaatgtgactttgaatacagtcttgcgcaacactggatcttgtcgtgacttcctgtttccggttactgagaaagtttttgaactctaagtatattgggggaaaaggggggggtttcCTGAGACATCTCTACCATTAAGTTTGCTATGCGAACGGGCTTCGCCCGTTCGAGCTGCGCTCTCTAATACAAGGGATTTGGTCTGAAGGAGACTAAATGATGTTAAAACCTTGGATTTTAAAGACTTTTTTGAACTGATATTTAAGATTTTCATCTTTGGTTGAAAGGAACTGAATATTGTATTTGTCTTTTTTCCCAATATCATTACCCACCTGGGAGGCAAAGGGGCAGCGGGCAGGTCTCGTGCATAGAGGACATGTTTACAGTGCCAGAATACTGAATGAAAGTGCACTGCCATGCATACTTCTAAGAAGTAGAACTCAggacgaaaaaaaaaaatatttgtaatgaaTTGAAACTAAAATGAGGGTTTTCCATGATCATGAAACAATTATGTGAGTAATACAGGCTTTTAGAGCATACCGTTTTCAATTGTAATATGTCTTCAgaatgattttcattttattttgcagTAACTTCTACAAATCCACAGACTGTTATCAAGAGATGGTCAAACACAGTCCCAGGCCATGTGATTGATAAGCAAAGACAATCTCCAATGTCATCTGATCGATTAAAAATGGAGGAAGTTGATAAAGCTATTAAAGTTCCAAAGGATTTTACGTAAGATTTTTAATTTGTTGCCTACAGtgtaatgttacatgtacatgcatgtacatgtgttgtaggTCATTCCACAACTAATCTGgttatataactttaccaagctcacttgaaaGATAGGTTTCCATAACTTCCAAACCTTTATTATGATGTCATtcttattgtgacgtcataattgtcacatCAGCAATAACGAAatatggctgttgaaaaggccCCTCTGTCTTTGTTCATTCATTGtaggagcaaaattcctggatatagtctttaaaaatcgtcaaatgtaaatataagcattaaactgctttcatttggaagttatgggctgatgaatgccaactggacaaaggcaaatttagaATGAAGCACTAAATTTGGCTTTGTCAATCCAGCAGCTGAAGATAGGTAGTTATCAGTACAGCTGTAAAGATATtgctttttaggtcacctgaaacaaagtgacctattctaatcgccttttgtccgtccttcatctgtaaacaatttacattttcgacttcttctccaaaacctcTGAaccaaattaaatgaaatttggctggaagcttctatggctaaaggtcaaccaaaaatgtgaattatatggtccccacccctaGGGGCCCAAGGGGTGGGatcaaaaagggtaaaattgactaaaacttcaaaaatcttcttctttactcttagatatattaaaatcaaatactcttcatagatggaacggtcttaaggtgctttaccaaaattgtgaatttcatgatccTTGGATCTCACATTTTACGCCTGTggaggggtaaactttacaataatTCTTATAGGGAAaccacatttttgactatcatttgtttgatttctattggaattggaaaactttgttaacattatcagcttgggatgacagcttaatggtaggtacatgttggccctgattgatcccttggactgatgggtggggccaaaaaggatcaattaaatcaactgaaatatttttgaactCTTGTGACTGTCAAGGCCCACGGACCTCTTGTTTTCTGTTGTGTCTGTAATTAGATGGTGTGTTTACTTCTTAGAAATTTTCATATGTTAATAAAAGTTGGTTATCACAAGAGGAGAATTCATTATTAAGAAAGGACTGTAAAGGTTAATGTTAGATATGGAGAGGGCCTCAGGGGTCATGTATGTTTGAAAATAAACGAAACAATTTCGGTAAAATCAAATcagaatttattgaaataaaacaattcattatcaaattaatCCTCATCAAACACAGATTATGTTTCCTTAATTCTAGGTTCTAGCATGTTTCTTGAACCTTTTTATTGAATATGGATTTATATTGATAACCAAATAACAGTGTTACAGAATATTGTTTGTTATGATTACCATATAAAATCTCGTGAATTAATCTGTGTATTAGTGTGAGAGTTTGCTACCATTACAGGTCAGTGTATCCCGAGTTTCTCCCAAACCGTTCTCCCGAGTCGTACAGAGATAATTTGAGAGATGCTTTGGAGAGAAAGGATATGTTGAAACGCAGGGCACACATACATTTGCCAGAGTTTCATGTTGGtaagaaaatttatttttatatgcGTTGAAAACATTTGACTATAAATTGCAAATTCTAACACccaatacatacattgtatgtattatatgttGGTTGCAAATTCGAACCATTGTGTTCTTCTGAAAATCTCAAAATttctcaaaattaaacatacCTAACTATGACCATTATATAAATCTGTGATTTCAGAAAGATATGTTGTGTAGTTGAGATATAGCTACAACAAGACTTGTTCAAGTACATACCACAGATGGGAAGTGGTTCAAATCTGATGAAATTGGACTACAAACTAATGTGTAAAAACGTTGGTTTGAATTACCTTCTGTAACAAAAGTATTTTCTtctaaaatgtgaaaattgGGACTCTTTAACATGTTTCCTTTAAATGATTACACTAAATGACAATTATTTCCTACTCATAACACACTCTGTGATTTCATTCTTAATTTACCATAACTTTTAGTagaaattaaacaatacaaaaccaaaaaatGGTATCTAGCTTTTCA is a window encoding:
- the LOC117327917 gene encoding serine/threonine-protein kinase 40-like; amino-acid sequence: MKRSFAFSSLSQQQQASGSSKLPRIEGQQRSDRGPSSSKQKGPFPSSGETKRAGPYLLGPRLQASPVKSIVQCLARKEGTDDFYTLKMLTLENPNKESQDDRQGKMLLHTEYSLLSLLRHQDGVVHHHGLFKDEAWEEREVLDPSGRIQYTGQRKQRLCLVLDCLIPHDFSNKNADLINLQHYVIKEKKLTEKEAIVIFYDIVRVVESLHKKNIVHRDLKLGNMVLNKRTRRIIITNFCLGKHLVSENDLLKDQRGSPAYISPDVLSGKPYLGKPSDMWALGVVLFTMLYGQFPFYDSVPNELFRKIKSAEYTIPDDGRVSQDTIIVIRNLMVLTPETRMTATQVMSALQSVISKWRAMSSMSGQIQVVPDIDTCPVTEEDSSSSSAGPSSATSQASELEQRLNHIHSAHQESSKPPPKAPLSRRRTPNTHPPIRRLNTDAQPLTHAEAMSHHQLLSQHTT